From the Solibacillus sp. FSL R5-0449 genome, one window contains:
- a CDS encoding aminopeptidase produces the protein MVIQQLEYRGLNLHDVIGSVEIAIDADLNTIHIYDTDHIVEPEYDFLTKNFKLSEGFWKMAGVIKGKQLFLNNDEKSLDRWIESFKWIFYSSGQSIKIYNQGVMVVYKTGSIENEKLLYEKYFSRLTDESLNSK, from the coding sequence ATGGTCATTCAACAATTGGAGTACAGGGGCTTGAATTTACATGATGTCATCGGGTCGGTTGAAATTGCAATTGATGCCGATTTAAATACGATTCACATTTATGATACTGATCATATTGTTGAACCCGAATATGATTTTTTAACGAAAAACTTCAAGTTAAGTGAAGGTTTCTGGAAAATGGCGGGTGTAATAAAAGGTAAGCAATTATTTTTGAACAATGATGAAAAAAGTCTAGATAGATGGATCGAATCATTTAAATGGATTTTTTACAGTTCTGGCCAATCCATTAAAATTTATAATCAAGGTGTAATGGTCGTTTATAAAACCGGTTCTATTGAAAATGAGAAGTTATTATATGAAAAATACTTTTCTCGTCTGACAGATGAATCTTTGAATAGCAAATGA
- a CDS encoding ATPase produces the protein MHAKIDKADCMFLISDETMYQFQQLIDELNLFTLILPFSEESYQRTVIIFDIWYLLSTEEINCISNPENTMIYPIRKFLLDKIKTFQIKRYIQLALYENEKLAFICAIYIYLKLEQFLKEKLAATEEMAANFQALKSFSSKSLRPYFDAKYIEVENYPQQLALLQSTILKELQEIVSKFEQPLLYIYEQAITEASEIYESVFGLINDWGGRVT, from the coding sequence ATGCACGCTAAAATAGATAAAGCAGATTGTATGTTTTTAATTTCTGATGAGACGATGTACCAATTTCAGCAATTGATTGATGAGCTTAATTTATTCACTTTAATACTTCCATTCAGTGAAGAGTCATACCAACGTACAGTCATCATATTTGATATTTGGTATTTATTATCTACTGAAGAAATCAATTGTATTTCCAATCCGGAAAATACGATGATTTATCCAATTCGAAAATTCTTGTTGGATAAAATTAAAACTTTCCAAATAAAACGCTATATTCAGCTTGCTTTATATGAAAACGAGAAGCTGGCGTTCATTTGTGCAATTTATATTTATTTAAAGCTGGAGCAGTTCCTTAAAGAAAAATTAGCAGCAACTGAGGAAATGGCGGCGAACTTTCAGGCCCTTAAAAGTTTCAGCAGTAAAAGTTTACGACCATATTTTGATGCGAAATATATTGAAGTTGAAAATTACCCGCAACAGCTCGCTTTATTGCAAAGTACGATATTAAAAGAATTGCAGGAGATTGTGAGTAAGTTCGAACAGCCGCTCCTCTACATCTATGAACAGGCAATTACTGAGGCAAGTGAGATTTATGAATCTGTATTTGGATTAATCAATGACTGGGGTGGACGTGTAACATGA
- a CDS encoding replication-associated recombination protein A, giving the protein MQNEPLAYKMRPRTIREVVGQQHIIGPATPLFKMIEKGHVPSMLLYGPPGVGKTSIANAIAGSSKLPFFALNATHAGKKDIEQIVMDARMSGKVLLFLDEIHRFNKLQQDTLLPHVENGSIVLIGATTENPFHDVNPAIRSRCGEILQLERLTGDDIVQLLNQAMSDKERGLGHLEIDITEQQIEKIANASNGDARKALTLLESVYYASDEKDGITIINDNAIDALAKRIGVFGDKGGSHFYNLLSALQKSVRGSDPNAALYYLAHLLENGDLVAVCRRLLVMAYEDIGLANPSVGAHVQAATEAAVKLGLPEARIPLATAVVEMCLSDKSNSAYKALDAAIAAIHEGKTGDIPNHLKDAHYAGAATLGHVGYQYPHDSPIGTFGGWVPQQYLPDELAGTEFYKPVIAGEEKRMAAIYEKLKSFKK; this is encoded by the coding sequence ATGCAAAATGAACCGCTCGCCTATAAAATGAGACCTCGCACTATTCGTGAAGTTGTTGGTCAGCAGCATATTATTGGACCGGCAACACCCTTATTTAAAATGATTGAAAAAGGACATGTACCTTCGATGCTGCTGTACGGGCCTCCCGGGGTAGGAAAAACTTCGATTGCAAATGCGATTGCCGGTAGTTCAAAACTTCCTTTCTTTGCATTAAACGCTACACATGCCGGAAAAAAGGATATCGAGCAAATCGTGATGGATGCCCGAATGAGTGGTAAAGTCCTCTTGTTCTTGGACGAAATACACCGTTTCAACAAACTGCAGCAAGATACTTTGCTGCCGCATGTCGAAAACGGATCAATCGTCTTGATCGGGGCAACTACGGAAAATCCATTCCATGATGTAAACCCTGCCATCCGTTCACGCTGCGGGGAAATCTTACAGCTAGAACGCTTAACAGGCGATGATATCGTCCAGTTGCTTAACCAGGCAATGTCAGATAAAGAACGCGGCCTTGGCCATTTGGAAATCGATATTACGGAACAGCAAATCGAAAAAATTGCGAATGCCTCAAATGGCGATGCCCGAAAAGCATTAACTCTATTGGAATCGGTTTATTATGCTTCAGATGAAAAAGACGGGATCACGATCATTAATGATAATGCGATCGATGCCCTTGCAAAAAGAATCGGGGTTTTTGGGGATAAGGGCGGCTCCCATTTCTACAACCTATTGTCGGCGCTCCAAAAGTCGGTACGCGGCAGCGATCCGAATGCTGCGCTGTATTACTTGGCACATTTACTCGAAAATGGTGACCTGGTTGCGGTATGTCGAAGACTGCTCGTCATGGCATATGAAGATATAGGTCTTGCCAATCCAAGTGTCGGGGCACATGTACAGGCAGCAACAGAAGCAGCCGTAAAACTTGGGTTGCCGGAAGCGCGCATCCCGCTCGCAACAGCAGTCGTGGAAATGTGTTTATCGGACAAATCAAATTCAGCCTATAAAGCTTTGGATGCGGCGATCGCAGCAATTCATGAAGGGAAAACCGGTGATATTCCGAACCACCTAAAAGATGCTCACTATGCCGGTGCGGCAACTTTAGGCCATGTCGGATATCAATACCCGCATGACTCCCCTATTGGAACATTCGGCGGCTGGGTCCCTCAGCAATATTTACCGGATGAACTTGCAGGAACCGAATTTTACAAGCCCGTCATTGCAGGGGAAGAAAAAAGAATGGCCGCCATCTATGAAAAACTGAAATCTTTTAAGAAATAA
- a CDS encoding tetratricopeptide repeat protein, whose translation MDTNYNEIGIKAFQEKRYEEAAQAFTQAIEAQPNDAIGYVNFGTLLAAMGDIERAERFFQKAITVDEKAATAYYGLANLYYEAERYTEAAKLYQKSIDYGIEGADAYYMLAKSFEREQQFKLALPFMQRAAELAPKDLQIRLSYGILLCSLEMFDFAKPELEFVIEEDWNNADAHYNLGVLYAVSTPDTDKAKYHLKQAFTLQPEFDQAKYLYDMICQRSN comes from the coding sequence ATGGATACAAACTATAATGAAATCGGGATTAAAGCATTTCAGGAAAAGCGTTATGAAGAAGCTGCACAAGCTTTCACACAGGCAATTGAAGCACAGCCCAACGATGCAATCGGCTATGTAAACTTCGGTACATTGCTTGCGGCAATGGGCGATATCGAACGTGCCGAACGCTTTTTCCAAAAGGCGATTACAGTAGATGAAAAAGCTGCTACTGCATATTACGGATTGGCGAATTTATATTATGAAGCAGAGCGCTATACAGAAGCCGCAAAACTTTATCAAAAATCGATCGATTACGGTATCGAAGGGGCAGATGCCTATTACATGCTGGCAAAATCATTTGAACGCGAGCAGCAATTCAAATTGGCGCTGCCATTTATGCAACGTGCAGCAGAGCTTGCGCCAAAAGATCTGCAAATACGTTTATCATACGGCATCTTGCTTTGCTCTTTGGAAATGTTCGATTTTGCGAAGCCGGAGCTGGAATTTGTTATTGAAGAAGACTGGAACAATGCGGATGCACATTATAATTTAGGTGTATTATACGCAGTCTCCACGCCAGATACCGATAAAGCAAAATATCATTTAAAACAAGCTTTCACATTGCAGCCTGAATTCGATCAGGCGAAGTATTTATATGATATGATTTGCCAACGTTCAAATTAA
- a CDS encoding Rrf2 family transcriptional regulator gives MKISTKGRYGLTIMIELAKHYGEGPIPLRQIAADKDLSEAYLEQLVSPLRNAGLVKSVRGAYGGYMLAHKPNEISAADVIRVLEGPIQPVEGIENEEAPQRELWMRIRDAVKNVLDTTTIDDLAKYTNNEVSDGYMFYI, from the coding sequence ATGAAAATATCGACTAAAGGACGTTACGGTTTAACGATTATGATTGAATTGGCGAAGCATTATGGTGAAGGACCGATTCCGCTTCGACAAATTGCTGCAGATAAAGATTTATCTGAAGCATATTTAGAGCAGTTAGTGTCACCATTGCGAAATGCAGGACTTGTCAAAAGTGTCCGCGGTGCATATGGCGGATATATGTTAGCACACAAGCCAAATGAAATTTCAGCAGCTGATGTTATCCGTGTATTGGAAGGGCCGATTCAGCCGGTTGAAGGAATTGAAAATGAAGAAGCGCCACAGCGTGAATTATGGATGCGTATTCGCGATGCAGTAAAAAATGTATTGGATACAACGACGATTGACGATTTGGCTAAATATACGAATAATGAAGTATCTGACGGCTATATGTTTTACATTTAG
- a CDS encoding cysteine desulfurase family protein produces MKNTIYLDHAATSPIAPEVIDVMARAMAEESGNASSIHTVGRSARKALDDARASLAAKVNAKPSEIIFTSGGTEADNMAIFGTAYARQKEGKHIITTAIEHHAVLHACEKLEKEGFTVTYLPVDKTGRISAEQVKEALRDDTILVTIMYGNNEVGTIQPIAEIGAILKEHSATFHTDAVQAFGLEKMDVEALQVDLLSVSAHKINGPKGIGFLYAKTGVKLTNILYGGSQEKKRRAGTENVPAIIAFAKAAELAGQSALERIEQYNGFKNILIEQFQLAGVKFHLNGHQKSVLPHVLNVTFPGTDVESFLINLDMAGVLVSSGSACTAGSIDPSHVLVAMYGQNAPELRSSIRFSFGLGLTDELVQEAGKRTAEIVKRLTS; encoded by the coding sequence TTGAAAAATACAATTTATCTTGATCATGCCGCAACTTCACCCATTGCACCGGAAGTAATCGATGTAATGGCACGTGCAATGGCCGAGGAAAGCGGTAATGCATCAAGTATTCACACAGTTGGACGCAGTGCACGTAAAGCACTGGATGATGCTCGGGCAAGTTTAGCAGCAAAAGTAAATGCGAAACCCTCTGAAATTATTTTTACAAGCGGTGGAACAGAAGCCGATAATATGGCTATTTTTGGAACAGCGTATGCGCGCCAAAAAGAAGGCAAACATATTATTACAACAGCAATTGAACACCATGCCGTTTTACATGCGTGTGAAAAGCTTGAAAAAGAAGGTTTTACGGTGACGTATTTACCTGTGGATAAAACAGGGCGAATCAGTGCTGAACAGGTGAAAGAGGCATTACGTGATGATACGATTTTAGTTACGATTATGTATGGTAACAATGAAGTCGGCACAATCCAGCCTATCGCCGAAATTGGAGCGATTTTAAAAGAACATTCCGCAACATTCCATACAGATGCCGTCCAAGCATTCGGACTGGAAAAAATGGATGTAGAAGCTCTTCAAGTTGATTTGCTCAGTGTTTCTGCCCATAAAATTAATGGTCCTAAAGGGATTGGTTTTTTATATGCAAAAACAGGAGTTAAATTAACCAATATCCTATATGGCGGTTCCCAGGAGAAAAAACGCCGTGCAGGAACGGAAAATGTACCGGCGATTATTGCATTTGCAAAAGCTGCCGAGTTAGCTGGACAATCTGCACTTGAGCGTATCGAGCAGTACAACGGATTCAAAAATATTTTAATCGAACAGTTCCAGCTGGCAGGTGTTAAGTTTCATCTGAATGGTCATCAAAAGAGCGTGTTACCGCATGTATTGAATGTCACTTTCCCAGGAACGGATGTTGAATCATTTTTAATCAATCTGGACATGGCAGGTGTACTTGTATCAAGCGGTTCTGCTTGTACGGCTGGTTCGATTGACCCGTCCCATGTACTCGTTGCGATGTATGGACAGAATGCGCCTGAGCTTCGTAGTTCCATTCGCTTCAGTTTTGGGTTAGGATTAACAGATGAGTTAGTACAGGAAGCAGGAAAGCGTACTGCTGAAATTGTGAAACGACTAACTTCGTAA
- the mnmA gene encoding tRNA 2-thiouridine(34) synthase MnmA, whose protein sequence is MVETRDPSQIRVVIGMSGGVDSSVAAYLLKQQGYDVIGIFMKNWDDTDEFGVCTATEDYDDVIAVCNQIGIPYYAVNFEKQYWDKVFTYFLEEYKAGRTPNPDVMCNKEIKFKAFLEHALALGADYLATGHYARVAHDENGVKMLRGIDNNKDQTYFLNQLTSEQLEKVMFPIGHLPKPEVRKIAEEAGLATAKKKDSTGICFIGERNFKEFLSQYLPAQPGNMETFDGEVKGTHDGLMYYTLGQRHGLGIGGDGEPWFVVGKDLKRNVLYVGQGFHHDALYSDALTAVKMSFTGEARTGTFNCTAKFRYRQEDSPVTVTMREDGTAYIEFAEPVRAITPGQAVVLYDGEECLGGGTIDGVFKNSEQLTYVG, encoded by the coding sequence ATGGTAGAAACAAGAGATCCATCTCAAATTCGAGTAGTTATTGGAATGAGTGGAGGCGTAGATTCATCAGTAGCGGCATATTTATTGAAACAGCAAGGCTATGATGTAATCGGTATTTTCATGAAAAACTGGGATGACACGGATGAGTTTGGTGTATGTACAGCGACAGAAGATTATGATGATGTTATCGCAGTATGCAACCAAATCGGCATTCCGTATTATGCTGTCAACTTTGAAAAACAATATTGGGACAAAGTATTTACGTACTTCCTGGAAGAATATAAAGCAGGTCGTACACCGAACCCGGATGTTATGTGCAATAAAGAAATTAAATTTAAAGCCTTCCTGGAGCATGCACTGGCACTTGGCGCAGATTATTTAGCGACAGGCCATTATGCACGAGTAGCACATGATGAAAATGGTGTGAAAATGCTTCGAGGCATTGATAATAATAAAGACCAAACATACTTCCTGAATCAGTTAACTTCTGAACAACTCGAAAAAGTCATGTTCCCGATCGGTCATTTACCGAAGCCGGAAGTTCGCAAAATTGCGGAAGAAGCAGGTTTGGCTACAGCGAAGAAAAAAGATTCAACGGGAATCTGTTTCATCGGTGAACGTAATTTCAAAGAATTTTTAAGCCAGTACCTTCCAGCACAGCCAGGCAACATGGAAACATTTGATGGTGAAGTAAAAGGTACGCACGACGGTCTAATGTATTATACATTAGGGCAGCGCCACGGCTTAGGAATCGGCGGAGACGGTGAACCTTGGTTTGTGGTCGGGAAAGATCTAAAACGAAATGTATTATATGTAGGCCAAGGCTTCCATCACGATGCACTGTACTCGGATGCATTGACTGCGGTAAAAATGAGCTTTACAGGAGAAGCCAGAACAGGCACATTTAACTGCACGGCAAAATTCCGCTATCGTCAGGAAGACTCGCCGGTAACAGTGACAATGCGTGAGGACGGTACAGCGTATATCGAATTTGCAGAGCCGGTTCGAGCAATCACACCTGGACAAGCGGTTGTTCTGTATGATGGTGAAGAGTGTCTGGGCGGCGGCACGATCGATGGTGTATTTAAAAACAGCGAACAGTTAACATATGTAGGGTAA
- a CDS encoding GTPase, translating to MTIEMKNDLLNLPSLQLKMDRIVFENIDTKPNWSKAFEQLDKLLHKVANNFNEYIAKNNGELPSSNTYWILYMDITSKLLYFTGLAHANLIAENDADARDHVIKLYELSASCIPNAHTESNEELLSEIQKSIHLLNGEEVKLSVADNVEQCIKAFKQFADSYEK from the coding sequence ATGACAATTGAAATGAAAAATGATTTATTGAATTTGCCGAGTCTACAGTTGAAAATGGATAGAATCGTTTTTGAAAATATCGATACGAAACCAAATTGGTCGAAAGCTTTTGAGCAGCTTGATAAATTATTGCATAAAGTAGCGAATAATTTTAATGAATATATCGCGAAAAATAACGGGGAACTGCCATCAAGCAACACTTATTGGATCCTTTATATGGATATTACTTCAAAACTTTTATACTTTACAGGTTTAGCGCATGCTAATTTAATCGCAGAAAATGATGCAGATGCACGTGACCATGTCATCAAGCTATATGAATTAAGTGCGAGCTGTATTCCAAATGCACATACTGAGAGTAATGAAGAATTGCTATCGGAAATTCAAAAAAGTATTCATCTGTTAAATGGTGAAGAAGTTAAACTATCAGTTGCCGACAATGTGGAACAATGCATTAAAGCATTTAAGCAATTTGCTGATTCATACGAAAAGTAA